Proteins encoded together in one Dermacentor variabilis isolate Ectoservices chromosome 2, ASM5094787v1, whole genome shotgun sequence window:
- the LOC142571554 gene encoding multiple myeloma tumor-associated protein 2-like isoform X2: MFHPVRGGTRGGADQFNWEDVKEDKYRENYLGHSLRAPVGRWQKGKDLTWYAKEKQQAASTSRQNEVAAAKKAEEEAMLAALGFATPAKPTHQPLTKAEVTEALRRGDDGRDEGDADRVSGVGTNARGDFCTRGKRPAEGVEFISHAATTQDSRQAEKEESSSKKHKSEHKSEGEEIQETQERKT; encoded by the exons ATGTTTCATCCTGTTCGTGGTGGTACACGCGGTGGCGCCGATCAGTTTAACTGGGAAGACGTCAAGGAAGATAAATACCGGGAAAACTATCTGG GGCACTCTCTTCGGGCGCCGGTGGGACGATGGCAGAAAGGCAAGGACCTGACGTGGTATGCCAAGGAGAAGCAACAGGCTGCTTCAACATCAAGACAAAATGAGGTGGCAGCTGCCAAGAAAGCCGAAGAGGAAGCCATGCTGGCAGCATT GGGCTTCGCCACACCAGCAAAACCGACACATCAGCCACTAACCAAAGCG GAGGTGACTGAGGCACTGCGCAGAGGTGATGACGGCAGAGATGAGGGAGATGCTGACCGGGTCTCGGGCGTGGGCACCAATGCAAG AGGTGACTTCTGTACTCGTGGAAAGCGGCCAGCCGAAGGTGTGGAGTTCATTTCCCATGCAGCCACCACTCAGGATAGTCGCCaggcagagaaagaagagagCTCCAGCAAGAAGCACAAGTCTGAACACAAGTCG gAAGGAGAAGAAATCcaagaaacacaagaaagaaaaacataa
- the LOC142571554 gene encoding multiple myeloma tumor-associated protein 2-like isoform X1, which produces MFHPVRGGTRGGADQFNWEDVKEDKYRENYLGHSLRAPVGRWQKGKDLTWYAKEKQQAASTSRQNEVAAAKKAEEEAMLAALGFATPAKPTHQPLTKAEVTEALRRGDDGRDEGDADRVSGVGTNARGDFCTRGKRPAEGVEFISHAATTQDSRQAEKEESSSKKHKSEHKKEKKSKKHKKEKHKKKHKHRSRRSPS; this is translated from the exons ATGTTTCATCCTGTTCGTGGTGGTACACGCGGTGGCGCCGATCAGTTTAACTGGGAAGACGTCAAGGAAGATAAATACCGGGAAAACTATCTGG GGCACTCTCTTCGGGCGCCGGTGGGACGATGGCAGAAAGGCAAGGACCTGACGTGGTATGCCAAGGAGAAGCAACAGGCTGCTTCAACATCAAGACAAAATGAGGTGGCAGCTGCCAAGAAAGCCGAAGAGGAAGCCATGCTGGCAGCATT GGGCTTCGCCACACCAGCAAAACCGACACATCAGCCACTAACCAAAGCG GAGGTGACTGAGGCACTGCGCAGAGGTGATGACGGCAGAGATGAGGGAGATGCTGACCGGGTCTCGGGCGTGGGCACCAATGCAAG AGGTGACTTCTGTACTCGTGGAAAGCGGCCAGCCGAAGGTGTGGAGTTCATTTCCCATGCAGCCACCACTCAGGATAGTCGCCaggcagagaaagaagagagCTCCAGCAAGAAGCACAAGTCTGAACACAA gAAGGAGAAGAAATCcaagaaacacaagaaagaaaaacataagaAGAAACACAAACACCGAAGCCGGCGGTCTCCCAGTTAG